The sequence below is a genomic window from Bosea sp. F3-2.
GCCCTGTCAGTTCAGGAGCCTGCCAATAGCCTTTCATTACGCTGTAGCCACGCACACAAAGTTCGCCCGGAAGGCCGAAAGCGACCACATTGCCGGTGTCGGGATCTATGATTTTCGCTTCGAGGTGCGGCTGAATAACACCGACTGTTGAAACTCTTACATCAGTCGAGTCTGTAGCGCGGGTCTGAAACGAAATTGGAGATGTCTCGGTCATTCCATATACAACCGTGATCTCCTTCATGTTCATCGTTTCGATAATTTCAGTCATCGTTGCGTGAGGACAGGGAGCCGCCCCGATAGCGCCCGTTCGTAACGAATTGAGGTCGATGTCCTTAAGCTCTGGATGGCTCAGCATGGAAATGAACATCATAGGAACTGCGTAGAGCGAAGTGCACTTCCGAGCCTCCACAGCCGCCAGCGTTTCCCTCGGCTCGAAAGATTCGCCCGGGAGGACGATCTCCGTGCCATGCGCCACCGCGGCCAGCGCCCCTAAGACGATGCCGAAGCAATGGAAGAACGGGACAGGCAAGCAAATACTATCATTTTCGGACAAGCGCTGGCGCAGGCCCACAAAATAGCCGTTGTTAAGAATGCCATGGTGCGTGAGCAGCGCGCCTTTCGGCCTGCCAGTTGTTCCTGACGTGTACTGAAGATGGCACGGCGCGCCAGAATAAACTGCTGAAGCCCGCTGATCGAGATGAGCATCGTCGATAGCTCGGCCAGGCTCCAGAAATTTTTCCCATTTCCGTGTATCACCGGTGCTATTGACGCCGTCAAACAGAACTACGTGTTCAAGCGCCGGCAGATTTCCCCGGATCTCTTCGATTGCCTGTACGAACGAAAAGCCGCGGAAAGCTGGAGCCGCGATGAGTAGTTTCACGCCTGCGTCATCCAGCACATATCGGACCTCTTCGGCACGAAACGCAGGATTCACTGTGACGACAATCGCGCCGATACGGACAATGCCGTGATGGGCAGCCAGCCACTCCCATCGATTTGCGCTCCAGATAGCAACGCGATCGCCCTGCTGGATGCCCAACGCAATGAGGGACTTTGCAACCCGATCAGCAAGTTGGTCGAGTTCGGCGTAGGTAAGCTCGCAGCCTTGGAAAAGGCTACAGATGGCGGGCTTATGGGGGAAGCGCGAAGCTGCCTGGCGAAGTGCAGTCCCGATGCTCAACTGCAGCAACGGGACGTGATTCTCCCCAATGACGTGAGAAGGAACCGACATTATATCCTCCCAAGGATATATTTTAGTTTTATGTTTTATTACTCAGCGGCGATCGCTGTTGGCGCGTAGCGCGCAATCGCCTCGTCCATCGCTTGTCCGTCAGGATCCGCGACCGCGGCCTTGTAAGCGGCGTTTACGGCCTCCGTGGCGGCGTATTTGCCCATGATCGCGGGCATAACGATCGCTTCGAAAAGCAAGTCGAAATTCCGGACTCCCCTGCGGTATGTACCGCTATAGCCTTTGACGAGCCCGGATGTCGCCGCAACAGCAACGCCGAAATCGTAATCGATCTTAGCTGCGGCCCCCATGGCCTCGAACCAGCGCCCCGTCAGCTTGGCTTCTTCCGCGAACCGCCAAGATTTGCGTCGCAGCACTCTAAGTCTGGCGAGTGTCCTCATGGTGAGAAACCCGAAAACCGTGTCGCTCCTGACATACAGGCCGACATTCAGGCTGTGTTCGATACCCCGCTTTCTCGACCATTTTAGGACCCGCTCGCCGAGTTTGACCGGAAGGATCGCGCAGGCTTCCTCGAGGCCGGGCTTCAAATACTCCGTAATTCGGAGCAACTCGCCATCTCGAACGCGCGTTTCCGACCGTACAGTCGCAAATCGCTCCGCGCGTGTTTTCAAGTCGGCGACCCGCATCACGTCTTCGTAGGTCATACGCAGCGCGAGATTGCGAGCCCCCTCGATTGTCAGTTTCCAGCCTCGGCTCGCACCGTCGTGAGCGCGATCGAAGGCCAGCAGCTCGCGGGCGCGATCGAGGAATGCGCTTCCAAACGCAGCATCTTGATAGTCGACGACTCGCGCGTGGCCATGCCCGACGACAAACCGCGTTTCGACCGGAAATTCTTCACTTGACCAGGCTGGCGTTTGCTGGCTAGGGCGCTGTGGCGCGCCCTTCCCGGCGGCAACCGTCTCTCCCTGAGCGGCACGAAAACCCAGCGCGTAGCCTCGCTTGCTGGCAGCAACGCCTTTACCGCCCGCGACGATGGCTGCCTCGAATTGCGCCGGATCGATAGGCAAAGCACCGGAGCCCGCTAGGGCGCCGAGTAGGACCGCGTTGATAACCGTCCCGGCTTCTTCCGCCGCGCGCTCCATGTCGAATACGATAGCCCGACGCGAAAGGTCGTGTACGACCTTCAGGGCACGGTCGGATTCGAACCGCCCGTCTTCCATAGCGATCTTTTCGGAGGTCGCGTAAACGCGGTGGCTCGACGCGATCAGGGTCGTCCGATCGGCCGTGATATAACCACTCTGAACTCCGCGCGCAGCTTCGATCAGCTCGGACGCCAACATGACGTCCACATCGCCCGGCACGGGCGTCAAAGCGAACACCACGCGCCTATTGCCGAGTTCCGAGATCGGAACCTCACAATACTCGATGTAATAGGTCGTGGCACCCGTACGTTGGGCAACGCCCGGAATCGACGTTGCTTGGCAAAGATAGCCCGAGTTGCGGATTGCAGTCGAAATCCAGTCCGCCAGGACGCCGCCACCTTCGCCGCCAAGGGCAGCGATCAAGATTGCTCTGTTACGGGGAATTTCACCAATCACGCGACCGCCCTCTCACGCCCGAGGAACAGACCGATCACGCGACGGCGGACACGGTCCATGAACCGGTCGAGCGCCGTCGGATTCTGAACGATGTCAGCCCTGTAGAATGACGGGCACAGAACCGCAGCATGGGCGACCTCACCGCAATTGCCACAGCCCACGCAGCCATTGGTAACATGCGCCACCGGTGCGGTCCGTAACGGATCAGAGGATTGTTTGACGGTGAGCGTGGGACACCCCGACAACCGGATGCAGGAGTGGTCGCCTGTACAGGTCGCCTCGTCGACCCCGTAGCGCGTGCGAACCACCCGTTCGCCTTGCTTCAGCTTTTCCGCCTGCTTGGGCTTCTCACGTCGTTGACGTGCCAACATGCACTCGCCTTCGGCGATGATCACCCGCAGACCCTTTCCGCGGGACTGGATCGCCTCCTTCAGGACGTTGACCATGGCCCCGATCCGGTAGCTGCCGACCGTCTTGACCCATTTCACGCCGACACCCTTGAGCGCGTTCTCGATGGCCATGCCGCTCATCTGATCGCGGGAGTTGGTTCCCGTGGACGGAATGTGTTGGTGGCCTGTAGCCGAGGCGTAACCGTTCTTCAGAATGACGAGAACGCCCTCGTCGTGGTTGAAGACATGGTTGGCAATGCCCGTCGTAAGCCCCTGGTGCCAGAACCCACCATCACCCATGATACTGACGACCGGATTCTTGAGCATCGAGGACAGACCACTCGACGACGCGAGGCCCAGCCCATAGCCGAGGATTGTGTTGCCAACCTTGAACGGCTCCAGCGTTGCGAAGCTGTGGCAGCCAATGTCTGCGCTCACATGAACGGGCCCCACCTGCTCCTGCACCAGCTTGATCGCGCTGAACACCGGACGTTCGGGACAGCCTGTACAGAATCCCGGAGGGCGATTCGGCAGCGGCCCGCCGAGGATCTCCAGAGCCTGCTGACGACTCTTCTCGATCTGTTGAACCTTTTTGGTCGCCTCCTGCCCATAGATCATCGAGCTCCGGCCACGGCTCAAGAACTTTGCAAGGCCGTCCATAAGAACGGCGCCCACATACTCACCCGCCTCCGGAAGCATGTTCTTGCCGTTGACGCGGGTCTTCACTTCCGCATCCGAGAGCAGCGCCTTAATCTGCTGCTCGATAAAGTTCGGCTGGCCCTCTTCGATGACCAGAACCGACTTCCGCTCTTTGCTGAAGTTCACGACCTCGTCTGGCACCAGCGGGTAGACGCAGTTGAGCACAAGCATCGGAATGCGCGAGTTACCCGAAGAATCGGCCAGCCCGAGCGCCCGCAATGCGGCGACCACATGGTTGTACATGCCGCCCTGGAGGATGAGGCCGATATCCGAGATGTCGCCCTCGACGAACTCGTTGATCTTGTTTTCTGTTAAGTATTTCAACGCGGCCGGCCAGCGCACGTCGATCTTATGACGTTCCTGGACATAGGTCGCGGGCGGAAGGCTAATGCGATCCTTATTGAAGATCGGAGTTTCGATGAGATCCTTCTTCGACCACTTGGGACGAACGTTATCGCGGGCGAGGAACCGGCCGGTCATATGGCACGCTCGAATGCGCAATTCCATCATGACAGGG
It includes:
- a CDS encoding AMP-binding protein gives rise to the protein MSVPSHVIGENHVPLLQLSIGTALRQAASRFPHKPAICSLFQGCELTYAELDQLADRVAKSLIALGIQQGDRVAIWSANRWEWLAAHHGIVRIGAIVVTVNPAFRAEEVRYVLDDAGVKLLIAAPAFRGFSFVQAIEEIRGNLPALEHVVLFDGVNSTGDTRKWEKFLEPGRAIDDAHLDQRASAVYSGAPCHLQYTSGTTGRPKGALLTHHGILNNGYFVGLRQRLSENDSICLPVPFFHCFGIVLGALAAVAHGTEIVLPGESFEPRETLAAVEARKCTSLYAVPMMFISMLSHPELKDIDLNSLRTGAIGAAPCPHATMTEIIETMNMKEITVVYGMTETSPISFQTRATDSTDVRVSTVGVIQPHLEAKIIDPDTGNVVAFGLPGELCVRGYSVMKGYWQAPELTGQAIDSDGWMHSGDLAVMQPSGYVEIVGRLKDVIIRGGENIYPREVEEYLITIPDVLDAYVFGMPDDKYGEEVCAWVRLQEGSILLPQDIFDLCKGKIATYKIPRLIRIVEEFPTTASGKAQKFKMREFELELRGVEMA
- a CDS encoding indolepyruvate oxidoreductase subunit beta family protein, which produces MIAALGGEGGGVLADWISTAIRNSGYLCQATSIPGVAQRTGATTYYIEYCEVPISELGNRRVVFALTPVPGDVDVMLASELIEAARGVQSGYITADRTTLIASSHRVYATSEKIAMEDGRFESDRALKVVHDLSRRAIVFDMERAAEEAGTVINAVLLGALAGSGALPIDPAQFEAAIVAGGKGVAASKRGYALGFRAAQGETVAAGKGAPQRPSQQTPAWSSEEFPVETRFVVGHGHARVVDYQDAAFGSAFLDRARELLAFDRAHDGASRGWKLTIEGARNLALRMTYEDVMRVADLKTRAERFATVRSETRVRDGELLRITEYLKPGLEEACAILPVKLGERVLKWSRKRGIEHSLNVGLYVRSDTVFGFLTMRTLARLRVLRRKSWRFAEEAKLTGRWFEAMGAAAKIDYDFGVAVAATSGLVKGYSGTYRRGVRNFDLLFEAIVMPAIMGKYAATEAVNAAYKAAVADPDGQAMDEAIARYAPTAIAAE
- a CDS encoding indolepyruvate ferredoxin oxidoreductase subunit alpha, producing MPERSYQEEVKQLRLGSGEYFEGEGILAVTKALLQSGVSYVGGYQGAPVSALVDVLGDASDLLEELGVHLDTCANEAGAAAMLSASVNYPIRGAVTFKSVVGTNVASDALSNLCSAGVVGGALIVVGEDYGEGSSIIQERSHAFAMKSQFWLFDPRPELGCIVDQVERAFELSEASNTPVMMELRIRACHMTGRFLARDNVRPKWSKKDLIETPIFNKDRISLPPATYVQERHKIDVRWPAALKYLTENKINEFVEGDISDIGLILQGGMYNHVVAALRALGLADSSGNSRIPMLVLNCVYPLVPDEVVNFSKERKSVLVIEEGQPNFIEQQIKALLSDAEVKTRVNGKNMLPEAGEYVGAVLMDGLAKFLSRGRSSMIYGQEATKKVQQIEKSRQQALEILGGPLPNRPPGFCTGCPERPVFSAIKLVQEQVGPVHVSADIGCHSFATLEPFKVGNTILGYGLGLASSSGLSSMLKNPVVSIMGDGGFWHQGLTTGIANHVFNHDEGVLVILKNGYASATGHQHIPSTGTNSRDQMSGMAIENALKGVGVKWVKTVGSYRIGAMVNVLKEAIQSRGKGLRVIIAEGECMLARQRREKPKQAEKLKQGERVVRTRYGVDEATCTGDHSCIRLSGCPTLTVKQSSDPLRTAPVAHVTNGCVGCGNCGEVAHAAVLCPSFYRADIVQNPTALDRFMDRVRRRVIGLFLGRERAVA